Part of the Chitinophaga parva genome is shown below.
TATCATTTACACCGGGTACGCTATCCGCCACGGCAAATGCTTTCATTTCGGTAAACATCGGTTCACTTACCTCAAAACCTTTATTGAACGCTGCTGCATCATGGTAGTTGGCAAACTCCGGCAGGTGCGCACTGTAGTAGCGGGAAGTAAACTGGTTCAGCACATCACGGATGTAAAGTTTGGTGATCAGCGGGGTGTAATGGCTGGTGTCCAGCGGAATGAAAATGTCCGGGGTAATGCCTCCGCCGCCATATACCGTGCGGCCTTCTATCATGGTGTGGTAAGGCACGGTGTCCGTGGGCTTAATGCTGTCCGGGTTCAGAAGCTCCCCATGGTTAAAGCGGTTCAGGATATCTTCATCATACGCTTCGCGTCCATCACTATAAGGCTTCTGGATGCAGCGGCCACTGGGAATGTAGTAGCGGGCAATGGTAAGACGCAGGGCCCCACCGTTGCTCAGCGGGTACTGTTCCTGCACCAGCCCTTTGCCAAAGGTGCGTCGGCCAATGATGGTGCCGCGGTCCCAGTCCTGCACGGCCCCGGCCAGGATCTCACTGGCACTGGCAGAGCCTTCATCTGTAAGGATGGCCAGCTTGCCGTCTTCAAACTCGCCGGGTTTATTGCAGCGGTATTCTGCTTTCGGGTAATTGGATCCCTTGGAATACAAAATGAGCTTATCGCCGGAGAGCAGCTCATCTGCTACGTTGGTAGCGGCTTCCAGGTAACCACCGGGGTTCTGGCGCAGGTCTATGATCAGGGATTTGAGCCCTTGCTTTTTCAGCGCGGTCATGGCATCCATAAATTCCCGGTAAGTGCTGGCAGAGAACTTGCTGATCTTGATATAACCAATGCCGGGCGCCGTCATGTAAGCCGCATCTATACTATAAAGCGGGATGAGGCCACGGGTGATGTTCATGTCCAGCGTTTTTTGCCCGCGCAGTACAGTCACCTTCACTTTGGTGTCTGCCGGTCCGCGCAGCAGGCGGCGCATACCTTCCACGGTAATGCCGTTGCCGGCCACGGTGCTGTCGTTCACCCGGATAATGCAGTCGCCGGTGCGCACACCCACCTTATCTGCCGGGCCGGCAGTGAGTACAGACACTACATGCACGGTATCCGCGATGAGGCTGATCTCCACGCCAATGCCCTGGGTGTTGCCTTCCAGGTTATCGTTGATGTCGGCCACATTGGCCGGGGGAATGTATACGGAGTGAGGGTCCAGGTGGGAGAGCAGGCCGTCGATCGCTTCCTGTTGCAGGTCGGCTACCTTGAGGGTATCCACGTATTTGGCTTTCAGCAGGTTCATGACCTCTTCCAGCGCGGTTTGGCGGCGATTGAAAAGACTGGCGCCCAGGTCACCGTTCTGACCTCCGGGCATTTTATGTCCCAGGTACATACCCAGGGCCAGTACTCCTGCCATTAAAAGCGGTAAAAATACCTGCAACTTCCTGTTGTTCGACATACGCCTTGCTACCGATTTGTTTAAATGGATACGTTTTAATTAAATTGTGGCAAAAATAGGATAAATCACAGCAAAAGGTAATTGGCAGCATTTATTTCCTAAAAGACCGGAGCATGCAGGTGAAAACAATATTGATCGCAGACAGCGGATCTACCAAAACCGCCTGGTGCCTGGTGGAAAATGGCCACCAGCGTACATTCCGTACACAAGGCATCAGTCCCTATTTCCAGACGCCGGCCCAGGTACAGCAGATCCTGCAAACGGAGCTGGTAAGCCAGGACCCGGCCCTGCTGAAAGTGGAAGAGCTTTACTTTTATGGCACCGGCCTGCTGGCCGAAGCCAATGCCCGCATGGTAGAAGACGCGCTGCAAGCCGTATTTACCAACACCAACATCTCTGTCACCCACGACCTGATGGGCGCCGCCCGTGGGCTCTGTGGGCATAACCCGGGCATTGTGAGCATCCTGGGTACCGGCTCTAATTCCTGCTACTACAACGGCACCGCTATTGTAAAGAACAACCCCGGCCTGGGCTACATCCTGGGCGACGAGGGCAGTGGCGCTTACCTGGGCAAGCACATTCTCCAGTACTATTTATACAACAGCTTTGATGATGAACTGAAATTCAAATTTGAAGCAAAGTTCAATACCTCCCGCGACGAGATCCTGGAAAACGTATACCGGAAACCGTTAGCTAACCGCTACCTGGCGTCTTTTGCCAGCTTCCTTTCCGAAAACCGCGGCCATTTCCTCGTAGAGAATATCCTGGAAGACGGTTTCAACGAATTTTTCTTCAACCACCTTTACAAATACCGCGAAAGCTGGACCTTCCCGCTGCACTTCACCGGTGGCGTGGCCTCCAGCTTCCAGGATGTGCTCCAGGAACTTTGCAACCTGTACGAGCTGCAGCTGGGCACCATCGCCCGCTCCCCGCTGGAAGGGCTGGTGAGGTATCATAGTATGTTGTCCTAGGTCCTAGGTCTTAGGTATAATACTGATCCGTTAACAATCTTATCATTACGCAAAGCATGGTACTTAGGACTTAGGACCTAAGACCTAATACAATTTAAAAAATGTTCCAACGCATCACCGAGCAGCCATCGCACTACCATCACCTGGAAAAAATGAGTATTCCTGAGCTGCTGGAAAATATCAACAAAGAAGACCAGACCGTGCCCATGGCCGTGCAGCAGGCTATCCCGGAGATCACGAAACTCGTGGCGGCAGTTACGGATAAAATGCTGGCCGGGGGCCGCCTCTTTTACCTGGGAGCCGGTACCAGCGGGCGTTTGGGCATTGTGGATGCTTCCGAGTGCCCGCCCACTTTTGGTGTACCACATGGACTGGTGATAGGCATCATTGCCGGTGGCGATACCGCCATCCGCAAGGCCGTGGAATTTGCAGAAGACAGCCGCGATCAGGGTTGGAAAGACCTGCAGGCCTTTGATATTTCTGACAAGGATGTAGTGGTAGGCATTGCCGCCAGCGGTACTACCCCCTACGTGATAGCCGCCCTGGAAGCCTGCCGCCGGCATGGCATTACCACGGGCAGCATCAGCTGCAACCCGGACGCACCGGTATCTGCCGCGGCCGATTTTCCCGTGGAAGTGGTGGTAGGACCGGAGTTTGTGACCGGCAGCACCCGCATGAAGAGCGGCACCGCACAGAAACTGGTGCTCAATATGCTCACCACCTCCGTGATGATCCAGCTGGGGCGCGTGGAAGACAATAAAATGGTGAACATGCAGCTGAGCAATGAAAAGCTGGTGGACAGGGGCGTGAAAATGCTGATGGACAATACCGGCATCACAGATTATGAACAGGCCAAGGCCCTGCTGCTGCAATATGGAAGTGTGAAAAAGGCCGCTGAAAATTATAAACCCTAACGGGGATAAAAAGACTGCCTGTACAGGTCATGGGCCAACAGCACAAATCGTACCGGTAAATCAGGTGAAAGGCAAGCCGCTGCTGCAAAGTAGCGGTTTTTTTTATAACAAACGATTTTAAAATTATACCCAAAACCGCGACATTTGAAACAGGTGCTACCCTGCACCGCAACCAACTTTTAAGGACCCAATTTTACCGGAAAGTTATGCATGACATTGAACCTTTTTATAACTGGCGGCATTTATATACAGCAGAGGAGGATGAGCTGTCGCCATTTTACGGGAGGGAATACAGTGAGTTTGAATATTCCAACACCGTCTATAATTACTACATCCATCCACAGTGGGACGAGTTCGGCTCCCGCAACCTCTACATGAAGATCCTGTTTGCCGATTACCAGTTCAACTACGTGATCATTGAACTGATGGGTGAGTGGAACGACTGTATCGAGAACGACATCGAGACCCTCAAGCGGGATGTGGTGGACATCCTCATCCAGCAGGGCATTAACAAATTCATCCTCATCACCGAGAACGTGCTCAATTTCCACTCCTCTGATGATTGCTATTACGAAGAATGGTGGGACGACATCAAGGACGATGGCGGCTGGATCGTAAGCGTGGACATGCCGGAGCAAACCCGTCAGGAATTTGAAAAGGCCCACCTGGACAACTACGTGCACCTGCTTAATGTGGACAAGTGGAGAACCTTTCAACCCCAGCATTTGTATAACCTGGTGGATAATATCATGCTCCGGAGACTGGAGTAAAGTAAAGCATACGCATTTATTATAAGGCCTTCTATATTGTACCAGCAATTATTTTTCTTGCCCGTTCAACATACGTAAGGCCTTTTTGTTATATCTTAACGCCGGGCGCAGGTTGTGATGTTTTCTTCGCGCCAGTTAATACCTGCTGTATAATACCTCCTACAATTTAATATAATTTTTAAAGCGTATATTCGACAAAGTGAATGCATCTAATGGGCAATACCTGAGAAATATCATTTGGTTTTAATTTTTCCTGCTTTAAATTTGCCCGGTTATTAGTCATTTATAATTCATCACGTCACTCAAGGAAGCTTAGATACTCTACTATGAAGTGGTCACAATTCTTCAGTACCTCCATAGGAAAGAAGCTATTGGTAGGCGCTACCGGCTTTTTCCTCTGCAGCTTTGTGCTGGTACATCTCGTGGGCAACTTACAGTTGCTTTACAACGACAATGGCGAGGCATTCAACACCTACGCTGCATTCATGGGTCATAATCACCTGATCCAGTTCATTGCCTGGGGACTTAAAATAGTCATCCTGGTACATGCCATCATTGCATTGCAGCTCACCTTCAGCAACCGTTCCGCACGCCCCGTGCGCTATGCGGTGAACCCCGGTAACCAGACCTCTTCCTGGTTCAGCCGCCAGATGGCGATCATGGGCAGCATCCTGCTCATTTTCATCATCATCCACTTAAAAGATTTCTGGTTCAAGTTCCACTATGGTGACGTGCCTACAGAAACTTACAACGGTGTGGAACTGAAGAACCTCTACTACACGGTACAGGTGGCCTTTAAGGAATTGTGGCTGGTGGTGCTGTACGTGATCGGCATGATCGCGCTGAGCTTCCACCTGGTACACGGCTTTAAGAGCGCGTGCCAGACCTTTGGCCTTAACCACGTGAAATACAATGGCCTGCTGAATTTCATCGGTGTATGGATCTTTGGGATAGCCATTCCCGTTGGTTTTGCCATCATCCCGGTGATCATTTATTTAAAATAATCTGTAAAGCAAGGATATTATGATGAACGCAAAAATACCTGCCGGTTCATTAAACGATAAATGGAGCGATTATAAGGGTCACTGCAAGCTGGTAAACCCGGCTAACAAGCGTAAGCTCGAAGTGATCGTTATCGGTACCGGCCTGGCCGGCGCCTCCGCAGCAGCCGCTCTCGGTGAGCTGGGGTATAAAGTAAAAGCATTCTGCTTCCAGGATAGCGCCCGCCGTGCACACAGCATTGCAGCGCAGGGCGGTATCAATGCCGCCAAGAATTACCAGAATGATGGTGACTCTGTATTCCGTTTATTCTACGACACCGTAAAAGGTGGCGACTACCGCGCCCGCGAAGCCAACGTACACCGCCTGGCAGAAGTGAGCGCCAATATCATTGACCAGTGCGTGGCACAGGGTGTTCCCTTTGCCCGCGAATATGGCGGCCTGCTGAGCAACCGCTCTTTTGGGGGTACACAGGTACAACGTACTTTCTACGCCGCCGGCCAAACCGGCCAGCAGCTGCTCCTGGGCGCTTATTCCGCCCTGCAGCGCCAGGTATCCCTGGGCAACGTAGAGATGTTCTCCCGCCACGAAATGCTGGAAGTCGTGAAGATCGATGGCAAGGCCCGCGGCATCATTGCCCGTGACCTGATCAGCGGTAAGCTGGAACGCCACTTTGGCCACGCAGTGCTGATCTGCTCCGGTGGCTACGGCAACGTGTTCTACCTGTCTACCAATGCCATGGGCTCTAACGTAACCGCAGCCTGGAAAGCCCACAAGCAGGGCGCCTACTTCGGTAACCCCTGCTTCACGCAGATCCATCCCACCTGTATCCCCGTTTCCGGCGACCACCAGTCCAAGCTCACGCTCATGTCTGAATCGCTCCGTAACGACGGCCGCATCTGGGTGCCCAAGAAGAAAAACGACAACCGCAAGCCCAACGAAATTCCTGAAGAAGAAAGAGACTATTACCTGGAGCGCCGCTACCCGGCCTTCGGTAACCTGGTGCCCCGCGACGTGGCCTCCCGCGCCGCCAAGGAAAGATGTGATGCCGGTTACGGTGTAGGCTCTTCCAAACATGCCGTATACCTGGATTTTGCAGAAGCTTTTAACCGCTACGGCCACATTGAAGCCGGCAAACGCGGTATCCACGACGCAGACGCAGACACCATCTATAAACTGGGTGTGGAAGTCGTGGTAGAGAAATACGGCAACCTGTTCGACATGTATGCCAAGATCACCGGTGAAGACCCGTACAAAGTGCCTATGCGCATTTATCCCGCGGTACACTACACCATGGGCGGTCTCTGGGTAGACTACGAACTGCAGACCACCGTTCCCGGCCTGTACGCCCTCGGTGAAGCCAACTTTTCCGACCACGGTGCTAACCGCCTGGGGGCCTCCGCCCTCATGCAAGGCCTGGCAGACGGCTACTTCGTAATTCCTTACACCCTGGGTAACAACCTGGCGGACGATATCTCCACCAAGGCGATCCCCACCACACACCCTGCATTTGAAGCCGCAGAGAAAGCGGTGCAAAATACCATCAGCACCCTGATGAACATCAAGGGCACCAAGTCTGTGGATCATTTCCACAAACAGCTGGGCAAGATCATGTGGGAAAAATGCGGTATGGCCCGCAACGAAGCCGGCCTGAAACAAGCCATCACTGAGATCCAGCAGCTGCGCAAGGAGTTCTGGAAAGATGTGCGCATCCCCGGTACTGCCAATGAATTTAACCCCGAACTGGAAAAAGCCGGCCGCGTAGCGGACTTCCTGGAACTGGGTGAACTGATGTGCCTTGATGCGCTGAACCGCCGCGAATCCTGCGGTGGCCACTTCCGCGAAGAGTCCCAAACAGAAGACGGGGAAGCAAAACGCGATGACGCAAACTTTTCCTATGTATCTGCCTGGGAGTACAAAGGCGACAGCCAGTATGAACTGCACAAGGAAGAGCTGGAGTTTGTGGAATGCAAACCCACCCAGCGTAACTACAAGTAAGAAGGGAGCTTTTTATCACTACTACAAACCATTTGAACAATGGAACACTATAACATGAACCTGAACCTTAAGGTTTGGAGACAGAAAAACACAAACGACAAAGGCGGTTTTGAAACCTACCAGGTACCTGGTATTTCTTCTGAAATGTCTTTCCTCGAAATGTTTGACGTACTGAACGAGCGCCTGATCAACGAAGGCAAAGAGCCCATCGCTTTTGATCATGACTGCCGCGAAGGTATTTGCGGTGCCTGTTCTATGCATATCAACGGCCGTGCACATGGTCCCTGGGCCGGCACCACTACCTGCCAGCTGCACATGCGTGCTTTCAAAGACGGCGATACCATCACCGTAGAACCCTGGAGGGCAGGCGCTTTCCCGGTGGTGAAGGACCTCACCGTAGACCGCAGCGCGTTTGACCGCATCATCCAGGCAGGTGGCTTCATTTCTGTGAATACCGGTAACGCGGTAGACGCAAACACCATCCCCGTGGATAAGGAAAAGGCAGATGCTGCTTTTGCAGCGGCAGCCTGCATTGGTTGCGGCGCGTGCGTGGCAGCTTGTAAGAATGCTTCCGCAATGCTCTTTGTTTCTGCCAAGGTTTCCCAGCTGGCATTGCTGCCCCAGGGACACCCGGAAAGAGAGACCCGTGCACTGAACATGGTAGCCCAGATGGATAAAGAAGGCTTTGGCTCCTGCACCAACACCGGTGCCTGCGAAGCAGAGTGCCCCAAGGAGATCTCCCTGACCAACATTGCCCGCCTGAACCGCGAGTTCCTCGGCGCCGGCCTGTCCAGCACCAAATAAGCATGTAACTGTTCTAAATAGAGAAGGTAAAAGGCCTGCGCTCCGTGCGCGGGCCTTTTTGTTTTCCGGTATCACCATTCCTCCTTCATATTTGCCCCAACCAGAATAATTCCTTATTTTCTGTTATAATTTGTTAGAAATACCGGTTTGATAATTAACCGCCGCATCATTTTTAACAAGTGGCCATTAACGTTATTATTCCACGTAAAAACGGATCCATCATGTCTACCCAATCCCGCAGGACCTTTATCCGCCAGGCAGGCGGCGCGGCCATTCTCCTGGGCACCGGCCCTCTGGCCGCTTTTACCAAACCATTTTCTGCTAACGACACCATCCGCATTGGCTGCATCGGTATGGGGATCATGGGCTTTGGCGATGTAGCCTGCGCCCTCCAGGTACCCGGTGTAGAACTGGCTGGCGTGGCAGACCTGTACGACGGTCACCTGGCCCACGCCAAAGAATTGTATGGCCCCCATCTCTTTACCACCCGGGATTACCGGGAACTCCTGGCCCGCAAGGATATAGACGCGGTGATCATTGCCACCCCTGACTTCTGGCACGATACCATCTCCATTGCCGCCATGGAAGCGGGGAAGGCCGTGTATTGCGAAAAGCCTATGGTACAGCAGATTGCCGAAGGCCACCAGGTTATTGAGGCCCAGCGCCGCACCAAGGCCATTTTCCAGGTGGGCAGCCAGCGCGTGAGCAGTGTGGCCTTTGCCAAGGCGCAGGAATACTATAGAAAAGGAAGTATCGGCCAGCTCAATATCGTAGAGGCACACATAGACCGCCACGATGCCCTGGGGGCCTGGCAATATTCGATTCCCACAGACGCATCGCCCGGCACCGTGGATTGGGATACTTATCTGAAAGACACGGCCAAGCTGCCCTGGGACCCCAAGCGCTTTTTCCGCTGGCGCAATTACCAGGCCTATGGTACCGGCATTCCCGGCGATCTCTTTGTGCACCTCATTTCCGGCCTGCACGTGATCACCGGCGCCAAGGGGCCCAGCCGCATTTTTGCCAGCGGTAATTTATCTTATTGGAAAGATGGCCGCGATGTGCCCGATGTGATCACCGCTATCTTTGAATACCCTGAAACGCCCGAACATCCTACATTCCAGCTTACCCTGCGTGTAAATTTTGCAGACGGTGGAGGAGGAGGGGAGTCCACCCGCCTCATTGGCTCCGAAGGGGCTTTGGAGCTTACCTACAACGGCGTGCGCCTGCAAAAACGTGGCTTGCCTAAAGCGCCCGGTTATGGCGGCTGGGATTCATTTAACACCTTTACCAAGGAACAACAGGCGGCCTACATCCAGCAATACAATAAAACCTACAGTGCGGCAGACCAGGCAAGGCCTGCACCAGTCACAGAGATGTTTACCGTGCCGGAAGGCTATGACGACCGGTTGGATCACTTTAAGAATTTCTTCGCGTCCGTGCGCACGGGCAAGCAGGTGGTGGAAGACGCCACGTTTGGGCTGAGAGCCGCCGGCCCGGCCATTTTAACAAACCAGAGTTATTTTGAAAGAAAGGAGATCAAATGGGATGCAGATAAAATGAAGGTGATTTAAAATTCCACCTTCCCGCACATCACCGCTTCACCATAAAAGATGTTTGCCATCTTTTCAAAGATCCCCGGGTCATCCGTGGTGAGGAAGGCGCGTGATTGCTCCTTGCTCAGGCGCCGCTCCATTTCCGGGTGCCGGTGCAGGTAGTCTATGAGGCTGTGCGCCACGATCTTGCCCTGGGAGATCACGGTAATGCCGCCCGGCAGGTACTTCCTGATCTTGTGCATCAGCAGCGGGTAGTGCGTACAG
Proteins encoded:
- a CDS encoding S41 family peptidase; amino-acid sequence: MAGVLALGMYLGHKMPGGQNGDLGASLFNRRQTALEEVMNLLKAKYVDTLKVADLQQEAIDGLLSHLDPHSVYIPPANVADINDNLEGNTQGIGVEISLIADTVHVVSVLTAGPADKVGVRTGDCIIRVNDSTVAGNGITVEGMRRLLRGPADTKVKVTVLRGQKTLDMNITRGLIPLYSIDAAYMTAPGIGYIKISKFSASTYREFMDAMTALKKQGLKSLIIDLRQNPGGYLEAATNVADELLSGDKLILYSKGSNYPKAEYRCNKPGEFEDGKLAILTDEGSASASEILAGAVQDWDRGTIIGRRTFGKGLVQEQYPLSNGGALRLTIARYYIPSGRCIQKPYSDGREAYDEDILNRFNHGELLNPDSIKPTDTVPYHTMIEGRTVYGGGGITPDIFIPLDTSHYTPLITKLYIRDVLNQFTSRYYSAHLPEFANYHDAAAFNKGFEVSEPMFTEMKAFAVADSVPGVNDMKADEAVQVKKRMKALFARLLFKNEGYLMINNTNDPMVMKAIETLNKQ
- a CDS encoding BadF/BadG/BcrA/BcrD ATPase family protein; this encodes MQVKTILIADSGSTKTAWCLVENGHQRTFRTQGISPYFQTPAQVQQILQTELVSQDPALLKVEELYFYGTGLLAEANARMVEDALQAVFTNTNISVTHDLMGAARGLCGHNPGIVSILGTGSNSCYYNGTAIVKNNPGLGYILGDEGSGAYLGKHILQYYLYNSFDDELKFKFEAKFNTSRDEILENVYRKPLANRYLASFASFLSENRGHFLVENILEDGFNEFFFNHLYKYRESWTFPLHFTGGVASSFQDVLQELCNLYELQLGTIARSPLEGLVRYHSMLS
- the murQ gene encoding N-acetylmuramic acid 6-phosphate etherase, yielding MFQRITEQPSHYHHLEKMSIPELLENINKEDQTVPMAVQQAIPEITKLVAAVTDKMLAGGRLFYLGAGTSGRLGIVDASECPPTFGVPHGLVIGIIAGGDTAIRKAVEFAEDSRDQGWKDLQAFDISDKDVVVGIAASGTTPYVIAALEACRRHGITTGSISCNPDAPVSAAADFPVEVVVGPEFVTGSTRMKSGTAQKLVLNMLTTSVMIQLGRVEDNKMVNMQLSNEKLVDRGVKMLMDNTGITDYEQAKALLLQYGSVKKAAENYKP
- a CDS encoding succinate dehydrogenase cytochrome b subunit, which encodes MKWSQFFSTSIGKKLLVGATGFFLCSFVLVHLVGNLQLLYNDNGEAFNTYAAFMGHNHLIQFIAWGLKIVILVHAIIALQLTFSNRSARPVRYAVNPGNQTSSWFSRQMAIMGSILLIFIIIHLKDFWFKFHYGDVPTETYNGVELKNLYYTVQVAFKELWLVVLYVIGMIALSFHLVHGFKSACQTFGLNHVKYNGLLNFIGVWIFGIAIPVGFAIIPVIIYLK
- a CDS encoding fumarate reductase/succinate dehydrogenase flavoprotein subunit, whose product is MMNAKIPAGSLNDKWSDYKGHCKLVNPANKRKLEVIVIGTGLAGASAAAALGELGYKVKAFCFQDSARRAHSIAAQGGINAAKNYQNDGDSVFRLFYDTVKGGDYRAREANVHRLAEVSANIIDQCVAQGVPFAREYGGLLSNRSFGGTQVQRTFYAAGQTGQQLLLGAYSALQRQVSLGNVEMFSRHEMLEVVKIDGKARGIIARDLISGKLERHFGHAVLICSGGYGNVFYLSTNAMGSNVTAAWKAHKQGAYFGNPCFTQIHPTCIPVSGDHQSKLTLMSESLRNDGRIWVPKKKNDNRKPNEIPEEERDYYLERRYPAFGNLVPRDVASRAAKERCDAGYGVGSSKHAVYLDFAEAFNRYGHIEAGKRGIHDADADTIYKLGVEVVVEKYGNLFDMYAKITGEDPYKVPMRIYPAVHYTMGGLWVDYELQTTVPGLYALGEANFSDHGANRLGASALMQGLADGYFVIPYTLGNNLADDISTKAIPTTHPAFEAAEKAVQNTISTLMNIKGTKSVDHFHKQLGKIMWEKCGMARNEAGLKQAITEIQQLRKEFWKDVRIPGTANEFNPELEKAGRVADFLELGELMCLDALNRRESCGGHFREESQTEDGEAKRDDANFSYVSAWEYKGDSQYELHKEELEFVECKPTQRNYK
- a CDS encoding succinate dehydrogenase/fumarate reductase iron-sulfur subunit; the protein is MEHYNMNLNLKVWRQKNTNDKGGFETYQVPGISSEMSFLEMFDVLNERLINEGKEPIAFDHDCREGICGACSMHINGRAHGPWAGTTTCQLHMRAFKDGDTITVEPWRAGAFPVVKDLTVDRSAFDRIIQAGGFISVNTGNAVDANTIPVDKEKADAAFAAAACIGCGACVAACKNASAMLFVSAKVSQLALLPQGHPERETRALNMVAQMDKEGFGSCTNTGACEAECPKEISLTNIARLNREFLGAGLSSTK
- a CDS encoding Gfo/Idh/MocA family protein yields the protein MSTQSRRTFIRQAGGAAILLGTGPLAAFTKPFSANDTIRIGCIGMGIMGFGDVACALQVPGVELAGVADLYDGHLAHAKELYGPHLFTTRDYRELLARKDIDAVIIATPDFWHDTISIAAMEAGKAVYCEKPMVQQIAEGHQVIEAQRRTKAIFQVGSQRVSSVAFAKAQEYYRKGSIGQLNIVEAHIDRHDALGAWQYSIPTDASPGTVDWDTYLKDTAKLPWDPKRFFRWRNYQAYGTGIPGDLFVHLISGLHVITGAKGPSRIFASGNLSYWKDGRDVPDVITAIFEYPETPEHPTFQLTLRVNFADGGGGGESTRLIGSEGALELTYNGVRLQKRGLPKAPGYGGWDSFNTFTKEQQAAYIQQYNKTYSAADQARPAPVTEMFTVPEGYDDRLDHFKNFFASVRTGKQVVEDATFGLRAAGPAILTNQSYFERKEIKWDADKMKVI